From Halomarina ordinaria:
GTGCCGTCGTCGTCGCGGAGGGTGCGCATGGGAGGGAGGTAGGACGTGCGGGGAGTTAGTCGCGTCCCTCGGCGGGTGCGTCGTCGGGAGGGTCGGTCGGTGGGTCCGTCGCCCGTCCCCGGTGGCGGCGGTAGCGACGGTAGCCGAACCCGAGCGCGAGGAGGCCGACGAGGAGCAGGGGCGCCCCGAGGTCGACGTCACCGTCGAACGCGAGGAGCATGGCGCCGACGGCGCCCGCGTACAGGCCGACCTTCGCGAGGGCGACCACGGCCCAGAAGGCGTTGAACGTCTCGCGGTCGAGGTCGATGTCCGAGAGGTCGTCCGGAGTGGTGTACTCCACGCGCGGGCCGAGGCTGTCGGGGTCGAACTCGTCGGGTTCGTCCGGCCAGGGGTCGCGGTCCCCTTCGTCCTCCTCCAGTGGGTCCACGCGCCGAGTAGGGCCGGCCGGCAAAAAGACTCCCCGGTTACAGCGCGTCGTCGAGTCGCACCGTGTCGCGCGCGAGTATCCACGCGAGGGGGTTCTGGGCGTCGTAGAACACCAGCCCTTCGTCCGTCTCGTAGGTCTCGGTCGTCTCGACGGCCTCCGAGACCCCGGGGTCGGGGCGGTCCGCGGCAACCGACTCTGCTTCCGACGGGACATCGTGGTCGGCCATGGTCGTAGACGGGTGGTATGCCATATCATAGTAAATGCTTTGCGGCAGCGGAGGTTTCGGGGGGGAGAGCGACGACACCGGGGGGATTTTTACCGGCCAGAGCAAACGCCCGCTATCATGAGACAGAGCGGGTTGGTCGACTTCGCCGCCGGGGACGACGGCGAGGCGGCGGGGCGCGAGGCGCCCGCGACCGTCACGGCCGAGGCGGAGGCGGTCGCCGGCGACGCGGGCCTCGCACCCGACGTCGTCGACACGTCGTCGTATCGCTACCCCG
This genomic window contains:
- a CDS encoding DUF7331 family protein, giving the protein MADHDVPSEAESVAADRPDPGVSEAVETTETYETDEGLVFYDAQNPLAWILARDTVRLDDAL
- a CDS encoding DUF7322 domain-containing protein codes for the protein MDPLEEDEGDRDPWPDEPDEFDPDSLGPRVEYTTPDDLSDIDLDRETFNAFWAVVALAKVGLYAGAVGAMLLAFDGDVDLGAPLLLVGLLALGFGYRRYRRHRGRATDPPTDPPDDAPAEGRD